From Leptolyngbya sp. KIOST-1, one genomic window encodes:
- a CDS encoding DUF362 domain-containing protein translates to MAVPVSLIQAQSYDRDDLARALAQVLEPLGGMAAFVKPGDRVLLKPNLLTGSRPANECTTRPELVYAVAQQVQAAGGKPFLGDSPAFGSAYGVAKANGLLPLAQALDLPIVELHGQRYPTESPAFDHLRVSKEAMEADVVINLPKVKSHVQLTLTLGVKNLFGCVPGKMKAWWHMEAGKDVQRFGSMLVETARLIDPELTIVDGIVGHEGNGPSGGEPRALGVLGASGNVFALDRAMVAVLGVDPLSVPTVAQSLRLGVCPAWDEITFPLLPPDELRVFDWRLPAELMPIDFGMPRVVKSTFKHLYIRFIKEPMTAYAGRL, encoded by the coding sequence ATGGCCGTACCCGTCAGCCTGATTCAGGCCCAGTCCTACGATCGCGATGACCTGGCGCGCGCACTCGCCCAGGTGCTAGAACCGCTGGGGGGCATGGCGGCCTTTGTCAAACCGGGCGATCGGGTGCTGCTCAAGCCCAACCTGCTGACCGGCTCCCGCCCCGCCAACGAATGCACCACTCGACCTGAACTGGTTTACGCCGTGGCCCAGCAGGTGCAGGCCGCAGGCGGCAAACCCTTTTTGGGCGATAGCCCCGCCTTTGGCAGCGCCTATGGGGTGGCCAAGGCAAATGGGTTATTGCCCCTGGCCCAGGCGCTCGACCTGCCCATCGTAGAGTTACACGGGCAGCGGTACCCCACCGAAAGCCCCGCGTTCGACCACCTGCGGGTTTCGAAAGAAGCGATGGAGGCCGATGTGGTGATCAACCTGCCCAAGGTCAAGTCCCACGTGCAGCTCACCCTAACCCTGGGGGTGAAGAACCTGTTTGGCTGCGTGCCCGGCAAAATGAAGGCCTGGTGGCACATGGAGGCCGGTAAAGACGTGCAGCGCTTTGGCTCTATGCTGGTGGAAACCGCCCGGCTAATTGACCCCGAACTAACGATTGTCGATGGCATTGTGGGGCACGAGGGCAATGGTCCCAGCGGTGGGGAACCCAGGGCTTTGGGGGTATTAGGAGCCTCTGGCAACGTGTTTGCCCTGGACCGCGCCATGGTAGCGGTGCTGGGAGTCGATCCGCTGAGCGTACCCACCGTGGCCCAGTCCCTACGGCTGGGAGTCTGCCCTGCCTGGGACGAAATCACGTTTCCGCTGCTCCCCCCCGACGAGCTGCGGGTGTTCGACTGGCGACTGCCCGCCGAACTCATGCCCATCGACTTTGGTATGCCGCGAGTGGTGAAGTCGACGTTTAAGCACCTCTATATTCGCTTCATCAAAGAGCCCATGACCGCCTACGCTGGTCGGCTGTAG